The genomic region TCGGACCGCGCTTCCAAAATTATAGGAGGCCGAGTTGGACATAATTACCCGATATGCCACCGCCAAGTGACCTCGGGGCAACGTACCGGTTCACTCGGTTCTCCTCGGGGTCTACAGACATCATTTCGTTTGGACATCAATGGTCTTTCTTTTACAGTCTTAGGTGGACCTCTCAAAGTTACATTTCCTCGAACCAATGCAAAAGAAAGAAACACCATAAACACGATACCAACGATATTTTTGAGCTGGCCGCATTTATGACCCCCGAGCCCCACCAATGCCGAAACCATAAGAGACCACACACACGTTTTCACCACGACTGTGTGTTTGGCTGTATACAAAGAGTCCAAACCCCGCATCTATTGTCGCCTTAGTTGGTTTCGTCTGACATGCCTACTCTAGAACCattgaaaaagaaagaaacaagGGATACATTGCATCGTCGATCTCTCTGAGCTTGTTGCATTTGCAAGACATCAATATTACCCAAATGAAAAGATAAAAAACCACAAACACGTTTTCACCATGATTGTGTTCTTGACCAAAGAGACCCTAGACCAACCCATTGGTCTTTCCTTTTCGCCAAGACGAAGAAACACCACCCCCCAAGGTTCTTTTCACCTAACAAAATTTCAAGATTTTCCCGTGGTTACCGAGTATTTCGACACCCCTGGTAAATCCCCATACCGAGCAAAAATACCttcttttgaaaattttgaattcaaacgcCCGATCGGTGGCTGGATCGGGCGCCCGGGGCCCATACCGAGCAAAAATACTCCCCGACTGCCCGATCCAGCCGCCGATCGGCCCCGGACCGAGTAAAGTAGGTAGGGTCTTAAGTATTTTTACAGGAGTTGGTTCTAGTGTGTTGGTAGCAACCTAGTCCCCTTCTCGATATTTCGAGAGAGGTCTCCGGTTCGAGTGTCCGTTCATTCAGCTCTGTATTTTTTTTTCAGAATACAAAAATGCAAAACATGAAAATAAAAAGATCCAGAAGTCGAACCCGAGACGTCACATACCGCGCAGGGACAAAGTTCTACTGAGCTGGATGACACGACACGGACCGCGTGGAGACAGAAGCAAGATAGGCATGACAGCAGCGACGACACCTCTGAGCTGGCGCATTTACGAGCCACGCTCCCCCCGGATGCCGAAAAGGACCGCACACGCGTTTTCTCCCTCTGGCCGTGTTCTCGGCCAGATATAGATACAGACCGAAAAAACACAATGCCATACCAACCATATAACATAGCACAAAAATTAGGTCATATATATCCTTTTGAAAAGCAATTTGTGGCAGGAAACACTAGAAAATTGCATGGCATTAAATGGAAGATTAGGATAAAGATGGGAGGCCTTGGGCATGAAGGAAGGAGGCGAGGGGAGGGGTATTTTGGTCTTTTGGACGGAGCAGAGGAAGGAAAAAGAATAAACAAACGAGACGGGCGCTCCTCTCCTTCCTCGCTCCGTCTCCGACTCCACCCCGATCCATCCAAACCCTAGCGGATCCATCCGTCCCCGGCCGCCCGATCCCGCCGCCGGTCGGCCCCCCATGACCGCCGCCTccacgggcggcggcgacggcggaggaggcggcgggggcgcgtcgTCCCCGGCGGCGCCGCGGGCCATGAAGCGGGAGCTGGCCTTCGCGCTGCAGTCGTTGTCGGAGATCACGGCGTCCCCCGGCCGCACCCGCTCCGGCCGCTCCCTTCTcgcctgcccctccctcccctcctcgccgGCCAAGCGCCGGAAGGCCGCCGCCAGATCCGACCCCCCGCCCACCCCGCCCCCGGATCTGGTCTCCCCGCCCACCCCGCCCCTCGACGCCGAGGCGCCCAAGCCCGCCCCCCACCACGCCGCCCCCCTCGATGCTGCCCTCCTGCCGCCCGAAGATGCGGAGGTGCTGCCGCTTTTCGCTGCCACTCACCACGCCGCCGATGGGTTACCCTTGGACCCCCTCGTAGCCAGCCAAGATGCTCTCCCGGCGCCGCGCGAGGCAGCCACCCAAGATGCTCCCCTGGATGCAGAGCTGCTGCCCAAGGTCAGCCACGACGCTGCCGAGATGCTGCCCGAGGTCAGCCACAACGCTGCCGAGGTGCTGCCCGAAGTCAGCCACGACGCTGCCGAGATGCCGCCCTTGGCTGCTGAGGTGCTGCCCGAGGTCAGCCACAACGCTACCGAGGCGCCGCCCTTGGCTGCCGAGATGCTGCCCAAGGTCAGCCACAACGCTCCCGAGGTGCCGCCCTTGGCTGCCGAGATGCTGCCCGAGGTCAACCACAACGCTCCCGAGGCGCCGTCCTTGGCTGCCAAGGCGCATGCGGTGGCCAACCAAGATGCTGCCGCCGAGGCGTCACCAAAGGCCAGCCACTCTGACGACGTCGTCATGGTGGACGCTGAGGCGCAGCTCAATGCTCAAGGCGACGCAGACCTCATGGGCCCCTGCTCATTCCGGGCGCcaatggagaagaagaaggaagaggaacgGGATGGGTCCAATGCTGCCGTCCCCCCTCAGCACCAAATGGATGGACTCCCTGCTCCTGTAACAGAGTCTGAATCTGCCGGCGAGGCGGCTACACAGGCCACAGGAGTCGAGCCCAGCGCTGCTGCTGCGCATGCAATGCCGGACGCTGAAGAGGGCGCTAGCATGGAATTGGATGCACCTTCGGCTTTGCTCGAGTCCACTGCTGGATCAAATGAACCCAGTGTGCTGGACAATGCGTTGGCTGATCCTCCTgtggccgccgaggatgccaccataCCTGCTTCCACTGCCGTGGACGCTGAGGATGCCGCCACACCAGATTCCACTGCCAAGATCATCAAGCCTAAAAGACGCTTCACACGGTCGCTGCTTGGACTGGACAGAGAGACCGCAGCTAGTGAAATTATAGGAGATGCCTCGCTTGATTTGTCTGCAACACCAGGGAGGAGGTTCACAAGGTCACTGCTCAAGCCAAAGGTTGAGGCGCCTCCTGCCAGCATTCCGGTTGTGCCTGAAGAGCCCGTTGAGAGCACACCAGAGACCCCTCCATCGGTGACCAAGATGGAGATGAAGATGTCCAAGAAAGTTGCCTGCCTCTCAAAGCACCCAGGCAACACCAGAGATTTGCTCAGCACAGGACTGCTCGAGGGAATGCCGGTTATGTACATCATCCCTAATAGCAAGGTATGAGACAATCAGTCATAAGTTTTATCAGCAGTTTCTTGTCTGTCAGCACCACTTTACTCCATTTGGGGATTGCACGAGCCTATCACCGCACCGGTATTTTATTCAAGCTTCATGATATATTATAGGTTAGCCGAGTAATCAGTATTCAGGAAGTTTTTCTGTTCAGTCAATACATACATGTGTTTGCTTTTGCCGTGTTAAGTCATTTGCTAGACCTTGACAATAGTGAATCCATCTGTGACAGAATGCCAGTAGCTTTGATGATACTTTCTGTTATTTGAGAACTTCCAGGTACTAGTTACAATCAAATGTGTGATAACTTGTTGGAGACCAACAGTCTCATCTTATTTGCCTCAGTTTTCAATGCAACACTTGTAGCTATGCCATGTTATATTATGATGAGTAGCAATGAACCCCATATCTTGCTGCTCAAGATGCCTCGTGTAATATATAAATATTACCCTTCTTTTTTAGAGCATGGAATTTTAATGCAGTGCAATTAATATGAATGTTGTTTGCAAGTTGCAGAAGCCTGTGCTGAAAGGTGTGATTGCAGGTTGCAATATACGTTGCTTTTGTGCTAAGTGTGATGGCTCCAAGGTTAGTATTCCTTCCCTTCAAAAAGGAAAAATAGGTTAGTGCTAACTACTGTATCTGTAAGCCGTTGCAGGACACAAAAATGTTTACATAATGTTGTTCTCCTTCTGAATTTTACAGGCTATTACTACATATTTCTTCGAACTACATGCTGGAAGCAGCAAAAAACACCCTGCAGAGTACATCTACTTAGCAAATGGTAATAGCTTGCGGGATGTGCTGCGTGCCTGTGAAAGTTCTCCTTTGGATTCTCTAGATAAAACAATCCAGTCCTGCATTGATCCCATGCTTACAAGGACCCGCACGAATTGTCTGAACTGCAACGGTGAGACTTTCATGCTTATGTAATTCATCAGGGAGTTGTAGTAGTTTCCTTTGTTGCCTTTGCTTATGTCTCCTGATGTTGCAGGTCAG from Triticum aestivum cultivar Chinese Spring chromosome 4A, IWGSC CS RefSeq v2.1, whole genome shotgun sequence harbors:
- the LOC123088663 gene encoding uncharacterized protein; amino-acid sequence: MTAASTGGGDGGGGGGGASSPAAPRAMKRELAFALQSLSEITASPGRTRSGRSLLACPSLPSSPAKRRKAAARSDPPPTPPPDLVSPPTPPLDAEAPKPAPHHAAPLDAALLPPEDAEVLPLFAATHHAADGLPLDPLVASQDALPAPREAATQDAPLDAELLPKVSHDAAEMLPEVSHNAAEVLPEVSHDAAEMPPLAAEVLPEVSHNATEAPPLAAEMLPKVSHNAPEVPPLAAEMLPEVNHNAPEAPSLAAKAHAVANQDAAAEASPKASHSDDVVMVDAEAQLNAQGDADLMGPCSFRAPMEKKKEEERDGSNAAVPPQHQMDGLPAPVTESESAGEAATQATGVEPSAAAAHAMPDAEEGASMELDAPSALLESTAGSNEPSVLDNALADPPVAAEDATIPASTAVDAEDAATPDSTAKIIKPKRRFTRSLLGLDRETAASEIIGDASLDLSATPGRRFTRSLLKPKVEAPPASIPVVPEEPVESTPETPPSVTKMEMKMSKKVACLSKHPGNTRDLLSTGLLEGMPVMYIIPNSKKPVLKGVIAGCNIRCFCAKCDGSKAITTYFFELHAGSSKKHPAEYIYLANGNSLRDVLRACESSPLDSLDKTIQSCIDPMLTRTRTNCLNCNGQLPSQTEEQFLCDHCCPESNQPQDPTSPLACSKSSSSLTPSSKESLLKRMSASKGASTGKVTTKDTGLHKLVFKVLLDGTEVTYFVDGKKIIDGYIKDQRIYCNHCNKVVSPSAFEAHAGEGSRRKPYDNIYTSNGVSLHELSMSISKDMQLSERETDDLCRECGLGGDIFPCKMCPRSFHPACVGLPGVPLGEWFCDNCTILVQKEKALAANKNAKAAGRQAGVDSIEQILKRAIRIVPICDDLGGCALCKKKDFNNSVFDERTVILCDQCEKEYHVGCLRSEWQVDLKELPEGEWFCCDSCSEIRSSLDKMISEGAQPLSESDLDIIRKKHESKGLIMDVNTEIRWQLVAGRSATEAGNSLLSSAVPVIHQSFDPIIEAHTGRDLIPEMVHGRRPKEGMPGQDYSGMYCAVLTVGSTVVSAALLRVMGGDVAELPLVATSMDLQGLGYFQVLFSCIERLLVSLKVKHFMLPAAHEAEAIWMKKFGFSKIPQDQMEAYLNGGHLTVFHGTLNLYKAVPLPES